Part of the Candidatus Niyogibacteria bacterium genome, CCAAAGGCGAAGGCAGTCAGTTGGCGCACACCTGACCCTGAAACACGAAAGCGTGGGGATTGAAAAGGATTAACAAATGCTGTTTACAAGACAGCTTAGTCCCCTCGGATTAATTTCCGAGGATAAAAAACTTGGCTATATCGGGGAAACTCTCCTGAAAATTTTATGGAGACAATCCCGAGGGAAGGAGGAGATAATTATGGCTGAAGGCAAAGGTAAAAAGATTTCACAATTAAAAAAGGCATTAGAGGAGCATGATAAAGAAATAAAAGAAGAAGAATATAATTGGAGAGAAATTAAATTAGAATTTGGAGTAGAAATTGTTGTTCCGGCATATCCAAAACATTTACAAAGAAAGGCAACGATTGATTCCGAATTCATAAAAAAAATCAGAAAAATTATTTCCTAACCCGTAGAGACTATACGCCAGGAGGTTAATAGATGGGCGGCGAGAATTAAAAACTTTTCCGCCCGTCAATATTTAATCTATGATATAGTCCGAACTCTGTGGCGACATAGAGAGGTAAACAGAAATGTTTTACCCGCATTATTGTAATTTCATTAGAAATTGAAAATTAGAAATTACAATTTTGCAGCAACAAAATTGTAGATACCCTTGTAATCCACGCCCTAAACGATGTCCGCTAGCCATTCGAAGTATCGACCCTTCGAGAGGCGAAGCTAACGCGTTAAGCGGACCGCCTGGGAATTACGAGCGCAAGCTTAAAACTCAAAGGAATAGACGGGGACTTGCACAAGCGGTGGAACATGTGGTTTAATTCGTCGGTACACGAGAAACCTCACCAGGGCTTGACATTCAGATGAAATTCCGCAGAAACGCGGAACTTCTCACAAGGACATCTGGACAGGTGCTGCATGGTTGTCGTCAGTTCGTGGCGTGAGCTGTTCCCTTAAGTGGGGCAACGAACGCAACCCCCATTGTCTGTTATAAGTGTCAGGCAAGACTGCCTCATTTCATGGGGAGGAAGGAGGGGATGACGCCAAATCAGCATGGCCCTTTGATGCCCTGGGCTACACACGTGTTACAATGGCCGGTACAGCGGGTTGCCAAGCCGCAAGGCGGAGCCAATCCCTAAAAGCCGGCCCCAATTCGGATTGAAGTCTGCAACTCGACTTCATGAAGCTGGAATCGCTAGTAATCGCGGATCAGCATGCCGCGGTGAATACGTTCTCAAGTCTTGTACTCACCGCCCGTCACGTCAAGGGAGCCGGGAGTGCCCAAAATTTCGCCATTGGCGGACTTAAGGTAAGCTCGGTGACAAGGACGAAGTCGTAACAAGGCACGGCTAGCGGAAGCTGGTCGTGGAGTTTCTCTTTTAAGAGATTTATCCATTCCGCGCGTAATGCTTTTAGCAATAAGCGCGGAATCAGGAAGGTTGATTTATCAGCGCTTTGCGGCGCTGGTTAGAGTGTTGGCCTTGGAGCTCTAAATTAAGGCTAGCGGAACAAAAGAAAGAATTTTTATAAATGTTTAATAAAGCCTGCCTATCGGCAGACAAGGTCGTTTTATAAATAAAATTTTATCTGTATTTTATGGAAAAAATTCAAGGACATTGCATGAAATGCAAGAAAAGCGGCAAAGAAATGGTTAATGTGGAAGAAGTGGTGATGAAGAACGGCATGAAAGCCGCCAAAGGAAAGTGTAAAGATTGCGGTTGCGGAATGTATAAAATTCTGGGAAAAAAATAATTCATAACAAAAAATCATCCCGCTTTTCAACGGGATGATTTTTTGTTATTTTAATAAAAGATTAAAATTTTTGGGCGTATAGCTCAGTGGTAGAGCGCGTCACTGATAATGACGAGGTCGAAGGTTCGATCCCTTCTACGCCCATACCTTAGAAAAACGCAAGTCGCCGCCGCAGGCGGCGACCAAATCGTATGGTTTTGCCCACACAACGGAACTGGCGGTCGTGCGGTAAAAGAAAATTTTCATGTTAATTTATTATTAGTATTTTTTATGAAATCACCAGAACAAATGGGCGGGCCGCCCGAACAATCAAAGGAGAAGCCGGTGGAAAATAAGGAAGAAAAAGAACGTAAGGTGACGACACCTGAAGAAGCCGCGGAAATGACGCGACAGAGAAGAAAAGATTTTGATCTTGAAGAAGAAAAAGAGCTGACACAAGAGCAAGCCGAGGAACTTGAAGGATCTATTAAAAAGCTTCTGGGAGACTTGGACCAGTACGACTTTGAAGGTTGCAGTCCCAAAAGACAAAAAGAGTGGTACTGGGTTGAACAAGAAGTGCAAGTAGGCAAGGATCGGGAACTCGCAAAGGCCAATCTCGAAAGATTACTTAAGGCATTACAAGAGGAGGCTGGGAAGCCAGAAAAGTAATAAAGTCAGATTGCGGCGAAGCTGCAAAATGCGTTCGGACTATTTTCAGAATACTCCACCAAAAAGTTGGTCAATTTTCCGAAAGTTAGATTTTAGTGCGTCTTTATGAGCTCGCTCGGACCTATTTTAGCAGGAATTTTTGAACGGAAACAGCCGCCCCGCCGCCGCCTGCGGCGACGACAAAGAAGATGATGATAGACAAGTAATCTAATTTTTATCCTTGACAAATTTGTTATATTAGTGTATTATTTAAAAACAACAAAAATCTCTGCTTAGGTAGAGATTTTTGTTTATAAAAATGATTACAATACTAAAGTCTAATAATTTTTGGCTTAATAGAGTCGTAATATCATTGATTATACTGGTTTTAACGCTTAATGCTTCTATAAAAGAAGCAAGCGCCGCTTGGGATTATAGCGATATAGCGATTTTTATAACCAACAAAATGAAAAATCAACAAAAGTTGCTTATAGCTGCAAGCGGAGATTTCAGCGGAGATTCTGATAAAAAAATTGAAGAAACGAATAAATCTTTACCTCCAAAAACGATAAAAGTCGTTTTAACCGGCTATTCTTCAACAATTGATCAAACTGATGATACGCCGTTTATAACCGCTTCTAATACCCGCGTTCGCGATGGCGTGGTGGCGGCTAATTTTTTGGCTTTTGGCACCAAAGTTCAGATACCGGCGCTTTTCGGCAATAAAATTTTTATTGTTGAAGACCGCATGGCTAAAAAACACAATAATAAAATAGACATCTGGTTTTCTGAAAGATATTTAGCAAAGAATTTTGGAGTTAAAGAAACAGAGGTGATGATTTTAGAATAAAATTCTACTAAAAAAATCGCCTCGTATTAAACGGGACGATTTTTTTATTCTTATTATTATTCTTTTTCTTCTTTTATTGTGTCTATTATATTCAAATCTATCTCCGCAGATTCATCTGTTTTTTTCTTCAAAATGATACTCAACTTTATTATTTTTCCCTGGCGTTGAATTTCCGCCAGAATTATTTTACCGGGTTTCTGCAAAGTTATAGTCTGACTGAAATCAATCGGGCCTATTATTTGCCTGCCATCAATAGTCTGGATAATATCTCCGATTTGCAAGCCAGCCAATTCAGCCGGACTTTCTTTTTCAACATCAGTTATAAAAATACCATTTCTGTCTTCCGCGACATAAGTTTTAAACTTTTTCGGAATTTCCTGATAAGGAGAAACAAATGTGATGCCTAAATAACTTCTTTCCAGTTTAGTTTTTTCTTCCAAAAGACGGGGGAGGAGAACTTGAATGTCGCCTATCGGCACCGCCATATTTAATCCAGCATTAATGGGGTGTCCTGTCGGGGCAATTAAAATACTGTTTAATCCGATTAATTCTCCTTTCATATTAAGCAAAGGGCCGCCGGAATTGCCGGAATTAATCGCGGTGTCGGTTTGAATAAAATAACTATATTCTTCTTTAAAATTAATAATGGCAAATTCTTTGGAAATACTCCCTTGAGTAACGGTCCAATTCAAACCTAAAGGGCTGCCGATGGCAAAACATTGGTCGCCTACTTTGGGATTATCTCCAAATTTTATTGTTGAAAATCCATGACCGTCTATTTTAAGCAAAGCTAAATCTTTCTCTTCATCATAATTGACAATCTTAACATCGGACCGCAGGCGCTGACGCATGGCGTTCAGATCGCCGATGTAGCGACTCTGATGGTCTTCTGAGGCCGGAAGATAATGAATAGCTAAATCATCCTCATTAAAATCTCTGACCACGTGATAATTGGTCAGGATATATCCGTCTTCGCTTACAAATACGCCGTTGCCGAGAGTAAAATTGCGAATAACATCATTAATGATTCTTTTAACCTCAATTACAACTACGGCTTTATTTGCTTTTCTGATTATTGAAGCAAATTCAAACTCAAAATCAAGATTTTGAGTTTGAGTTTCTGCGGCTGCTGAAAATTGAGGAATAAAATTCAGAACAAAAAACATCATTACTGCCAAAAAAACAGCCATTAAATTTCTTTTCATAAAACCTCCTTTTTTGGTTTTGTTTAAATTTTTAAGGTGCCGCTAAAAAAAAATTTCCGTCAGTTTTTTCTTTATCTTCCTACAGATCTTTCCAATCACTGCGCCAAAGGCGGATTTCTTTTAAAATCTCCGGTGAAGGATTTTCAGCCCACCATTTCTTGTCAGGGCCAAGAAAAATAATGACGTCTTCAAAAGAAACTCCTTCGGGCAGGCCGCTGATTTCGCCTTTTTCTCCGATTTCTATCTGCCACAGACGGCGTTTTTCTTTTGAAAAACTTTTTTCTGATTCCGAAAATTTTTCTTCAGAATGTTCCATATTATTTATTATCGCTTTTTGGCAAAGAAAAAGCAAATGCTTGTTTTTCTTGTTATTTTATTTACGCAATATTAAAATAAAAAGGAGATTAAAATAATTAAATTGAGATTTATTTTGCGTTCAAAAATTCATAAAGCCGTAGTGACTGAAGCTGATTTGAATTATATCGGCAGCATTACGATTGACGAAGAGCTTGTTGAGAAAGCCGGTTTTTGGCTTGGGGAAAAAGTGTTGGTGGCAAGCAATACTTCCGGCGTTCGCCTTGAAACTTACGTGATTGCGGGTCAGCGCGGATCCGGGATTATTCGCATGAATGGCGCCGCCTCGCGCCTTATTAAAAAAGGCGAAGAAATTATTGTGATGGGATTTGAGCTGGCTGATCAGCCGATAAAACCAAAAAATATTCTCGTTGATAAGAATAATAAATTTATCCGTTTTCTTTAATTTTTTAGATTATTTGAAAGTGCAATATGTGTGTGAACATTATCTTTGATTAACGCCATACTTAATTGTATGGCGTGTTTTTTTAAGTTGATAAAAACAAAAAAACCAGTTAAAATAAAAATTGCCATGCCAAGAAAAAAACCAAAATTAAATCGCGGTCTTAGGCCGAAAACGCTTGAAATTCACGGCGGCGGTTCGGAAAAAGACATTGAGATACGGCCGGGGCTTCACCGCTCCGTGGCTTTTCCGATGAAATCTTTTGAGCGCGCCCGCCGGCTTTTTGAGGGAAAAGAAGAAGGTTTTATTTATACCAGAATAAACAATCCGACCGTTGATAAGTTGGAAAAACGTTTGGCGGCGCTGGAAGGAGCCGAAGCCGCTTTAGCGACTTCTTCCGGCATGTCGGCGATAACGCTTTTGGCTTTGCATCTCGCCAGTCCGGCCGGACACATTGTTTCTTCCAACCGGCTTTATGGCGGAGTATTCCATTTATTCAGGGACCGTTTGCCGGCTCTCGGCATTCCGGTAACTTTTGTTGAGAACCCTTTTAATCAGAAAGAATGGGAAAAAGCGGTTAAGCCGAATACGAAATTTTTATACGTTGAAACCCCCTCCAATCCCGTTATTGATGTTTTTAATATAAAATCTCTGGCGATTCTCGCTAAAAAGAATAAAATTCCTTTGGCGGTGGACAGCACTTTGGCGACTCCGGCGCTTTTGAATCCGATAAAACAGGGAGCCGACATTGTCGTTCATTCTTTGTCAAAATACATGGGCGACGGCGAAGTCATCGGCGGCGTTATTTTGGGAAAAAAATTTTTGATTGATAGTATGCGCCAGGAATGGTTTCGCGATACCGGCCCATGCCTTTCGCCGGACAACGCCGCAATTTTATGTTCGCATATTGAATCGCTTTTCGGGAGAATGGAGGAACATTGCCGAAACGCGGAAAGCGTCGCTAAATTTCTTTCAAAACATCGGAAAGTCGCCAAAGTTTTATACCCGTCTTTAGGTTCGCGCGCCGCGGCCAACAAAAAAATTATGCCCAAAGGGTTCGGCGGACTTATGGCTTTTGAAGTCAAAGGAGGAAGAAGCGCGGCCAAAAAAGTTTTGGAAAGCCTTAAGCTTTTTTGGCACGCTCCGAATATCGGCGAATCAAGATCATTGGTCATCCATCCGGCCACCACCACTCACGGCCAGATGGCTGAAAATGAACTGAAAAAAGCCGGCATTTCTCAAGGCACTTTGCGGCTTTCCATCGGTCGGGAAGATCCGCGGGATTTAATTGACGATTTAAAACAAGCGCTTTCCAAAATTTAATTCGTTAATTTAATTCGTTGTTTTCTATTTTTTGCCGATTGCGGTAAAATAAAATTGTGAACAAAATAACTGTCGGAGTTTTACGGGGAGGGCCTTCTTCGGAATATGAAATTTCTCTTCGC contains:
- a CDS encoding 3D domain-containing protein, with the translated sequence MITILKSNNFWLNRVVISLIILVLTLNASIKEASAAWDYSDIAIFITNKMKNQQKLLIAASGDFSGDSDKKIEETNKSLPPKTIKVVLTGYSSTIDQTDDTPFITASNTRVRDGVVAANFLAFGTKVQIPALFGNKIFIVEDRMAKKHNNKIDIWFSERYLAKNFGVKETEVMILE
- a CDS encoding trypsin-like peptidase domain-containing protein, with translation MKRNLMAVFLAVMMFFVLNFIPQFSAAAETQTQNLDFEFEFASIIRKANKAVVVIEVKRIINDVIRNFTLGNGVFVSEDGYILTNYHVVRDFNEDDLAIHYLPASEDHQSRYIGDLNAMRQRLRSDVKIVNYDEEKDLALLKIDGHGFSTIKFGDNPKVGDQCFAIGSPLGLNWTVTQGSISKEFAIINFKEEYSYFIQTDTAINSGNSGGPLLNMKGELIGLNSILIAPTGHPINAGLNMAVPIGDIQVLLPRLLEEKTKLERSYLGITFVSPYQEIPKKFKTYVAEDRNGIFITDVEKESPAELAGLQIGDIIQTIDGRQIIGPIDFSQTITLQKPGKIILAEIQRQGKIIKLSIILKKKTDESAEIDLNIIDTIKEEKE
- a CDS encoding aspartate 1-decarboxylase, which translates into the protein MRFILRSKIHKAVVTEADLNYIGSITIDEELVEKAGFWLGEKVLVASNTSGVRLETYVIAGQRGSGIIRMNGAASRLIKKGEEIIVMGFELADQPIKPKNILVDKNNKFIRFL
- a CDS encoding O-acetylhomoserine aminocarboxypropyltransferase/cysteine synthase, producing MACFFKLIKTKKPVKIKIAMPRKKPKLNRGLRPKTLEIHGGGSEKDIEIRPGLHRSVAFPMKSFERARRLFEGKEEGFIYTRINNPTVDKLEKRLAALEGAEAALATSSGMSAITLLALHLASPAGHIVSSNRLYGGVFHLFRDRLPALGIPVTFVENPFNQKEWEKAVKPNTKFLYVETPSNPVIDVFNIKSLAILAKKNKIPLAVDSTLATPALLNPIKQGADIVVHSLSKYMGDGEVIGGVILGKKFLIDSMRQEWFRDTGPCLSPDNAAILCSHIESLFGRMEEHCRNAESVAKFLSKHRKVAKVLYPSLGSRAAANKKIMPKGFGGLMAFEVKGGRSAAKKVLESLKLFWHAPNIGESRSLVIHPATTTHGQMAENELKKAGISQGTLRLSIGREDPRDLIDDLKQALSKI